In Fuerstiella sp., the following are encoded in one genomic region:
- a CDS encoding sodium/solute symporter (Members of the Solute:Sodium Symporter (SSS), TC 2.A.21 as described in tcdb.org, catalyze solute:Na+ symport. Known solutes for members of the family include sugars, amino acids, nucleosides, inositols, vitamins, urea or anions, depending on the system.), with the protein MPEYAIRLIDQTLTSLTVFPWTLAAGEQAIRLTDQIVIGLGFLLLLGIGGVCSLRGRTDEGYFLAGRSMPGWVVGFSMMATIISSMTFLAIPAFAFGDGNWKNFLAHLTYLPAIVVAIYLFIPLFRRTHVSSAYEYLERRFGVRTRMYAAGCFVLFHLFRTGIVLYAVSLAIRSIFQMPDESLPQIILVAGLLVSAYTILGGLEAVIWTDVVQGIALMSGGLFCLPIIIWQLPEGFGQLFSVAVADNKFELGSTTFTLGEKTLWAYILAEGMVYLHVLGTDQTNVQRYCAARSDKDASRAAVIGCCLAIPTWTYFLFLGTSLYVFVKVVPDSGLQGLDPDQVFPRFILEQVPPGVAGFVLTGLLASAMSTLDSSINAVAATMTTDFYKRLWVRDRDPRHYANIGKLISLLFSIFMITTACGIYYARPSETRLDDLQRTLLSVLSGGLLGLFLLGFVTRRVDSRAARIAILVTILTSAGWLVVDFGLTESLFPGLAELLPDKFWLSTFANLLMFGVGYGVSLLIGNPSDNDLKDLTIWTTPTSDNP; encoded by the coding sequence ATGCCGGAATACGCGATTCGCTTAATCGACCAGACTCTCACGTCATTGACTGTGTTTCCGTGGACCCTTGCGGCCGGGGAACAGGCGATTCGCTTAACAGACCAGATTGTGATTGGCCTGGGTTTCCTGCTGCTGCTGGGTATTGGTGGCGTATGTTCGCTCCGCGGCCGGACGGACGAAGGGTACTTTCTGGCCGGGCGATCGATGCCGGGCTGGGTGGTGGGTTTTTCGATGATGGCAACCATCATCAGTTCCATGACATTCCTGGCAATTCCTGCCTTCGCCTTCGGTGACGGCAACTGGAAAAATTTTCTGGCACACCTGACGTATCTCCCGGCGATCGTGGTGGCAATTTATCTGTTCATCCCCTTGTTCAGAAGAACTCACGTCAGTTCCGCGTATGAGTACCTTGAGCGACGTTTCGGTGTAAGGACACGAATGTACGCTGCCGGATGTTTCGTACTGTTTCATCTGTTCAGAACGGGAATTGTGCTGTATGCGGTTTCGCTGGCGATCAGATCCATTTTTCAGATGCCGGACGAATCGCTGCCGCAAATCATCCTGGTTGCGGGTCTGCTGGTTTCAGCCTACACGATCCTCGGTGGTCTGGAGGCAGTCATCTGGACGGATGTTGTTCAGGGAATCGCACTGATGTCCGGTGGATTATTTTGCCTGCCGATCATCATCTGGCAGCTTCCTGAAGGATTCGGTCAGCTTTTCAGTGTTGCCGTGGCAGACAATAAGTTCGAACTGGGCAGCACGACATTCACGCTCGGCGAAAAAACGCTGTGGGCCTATATCCTTGCCGAAGGCATGGTCTATCTGCACGTGCTGGGAACCGACCAGACAAATGTGCAAAGGTATTGTGCGGCAAGAAGCGACAAAGATGCCTCGCGTGCGGCGGTTATCGGATGCTGTCTGGCCATACCAACCTGGACGTACTTTCTCTTTCTGGGAACGTCTTTGTATGTGTTTGTCAAAGTCGTACCGGACAGCGGACTACAGGGTCTGGATCCGGATCAGGTTTTCCCTCGTTTTATTCTGGAACAGGTCCCGCCGGGTGTCGCAGGATTTGTGCTGACCGGTCTGCTGGCATCAGCAATGTCCACCCTGGATTCAAGTATCAACGCAGTTGCTGCCACCATGACCACAGATTTCTATAAACGACTGTGGGTCAGAGACCGTGATCCCCGGCACTATGCAAACATCGGCAAGTTGATCAGCCTGCTGTTCAGTATCTTTATGATCACAACAGCCTGCGGCATTTACTATGCCCGGCCGTCCGAGACACGGCTGGATGACCTGCAGCGCACCCTGCTGTCTGTGCTCAGTGGAGGACTTCTTGGTCTGTTTCTGCTGGGCTTCGTCACACGGCGGGTGGACAGCCGGGCTGCCCGGATCGCTATCCTCGTCACCATTCTCACAAGCGCAGGATGGTTAGTGGTGGATTTCGGTCTGACTGAAAGCCTGTTTCCGGGGCTCGCAGAACTCTTACCGGACAAATTCTGGCTGAGCACATTCGCGAACCTGTTGATGTTCGGTGTTGGTTACGGGGTCAGCCTGTTGATCGGCAATCCATCTGATAACGACCTGAAAGACCTGACCATCTGGACCACTCCGACAAGTGACAATCCGTAG